Proteins from one Pontibacter korlensis genomic window:
- a CDS encoding penicillin-binding protein 1A, translated as MTTRQKTVKPKNPIYPKVVSALWLLFIGGFVAFILYIYAVSINFLNLFGELPNLRTLENPKSELSSELYSADNQLLGKYFRENRTPVEYEELPDNLVNALVATEDIRFEDHAGIDPQSMIRVAAGILTGQQKGGGSTLTQQVAKNLFDTRSDELNNGLLNDVPGVRMLILKTKEWIMAVKLERSYTKREILTMYLNTVDFGSNAFGVKVAAKTFFNKKPEELEVQESAVLVGLLKAPTYYSPKLYPENSKRRRNTVLAQMVKYGYMTEAEYNQLKEQDIKLDYRVESHNIGLAPYFRTEASKFLLQWCRENGYDLYADGLRIFTTIDSRMQKYAEDAVAEHMKDRQKAFFEHWKGRNPWVDRSMREIVDFPEQAIKRTDRYRRLKERFGDDTDSINYYLNKKVPMTIFSWDGEKEVVMSPMDSLKYYKHFLQTGFMAMEPQTGHIKAWVGGINYKHFKYDHVKQGARQPGSTFKPFLYTTAIENGYYPCYEVLDTQTCIPLPDGNMWCPNNADNKYSGEKYTLRRALAESVNSISAFLVNKLGAPSVAQTARRMGISTPLDETPSLVLGTSDVTLFDMVGAYGTFVNGGTWVQPNFITRIEDKHGNVIAEFVPKTVEALSEETAYMMIHMLKAAAEPGGTAYYGLRFRNGLKNEIGAKTGTTQNYSDAWFMGVTPDLVCGTWVGGEDRSIHFRTIALGQGGKLAMPIYGSFMQKVYKDKSLDVSKEPFPKPSMPLSVELDCEKYNQGVQIDSAQQDEFLNLPSQIDLDAEI; from the coding sequence ATGACTACGCGTCAAAAAACCGTAAAACCGAAGAACCCGATTTACCCTAAAGTTGTATCGGCATTGTGGCTCCTGTTTATCGGCGGCTTTGTTGCCTTTATACTTTATATCTACGCTGTAAGCATCAACTTCCTGAATTTGTTTGGTGAGTTGCCTAACCTGCGTACTCTTGAGAACCCAAAGAGTGAGCTTTCGTCTGAGCTTTACTCTGCAGATAACCAGTTACTCGGTAAATATTTCCGCGAGAACCGTACCCCTGTAGAGTACGAAGAACTTCCTGATAACCTCGTTAATGCTTTGGTGGCGACGGAAGACATCCGTTTTGAGGATCACGCAGGTATTGACCCACAATCTATGATACGCGTGGCGGCTGGTATACTTACCGGCCAGCAGAAAGGTGGAGGTAGTACTCTTACACAGCAGGTGGCTAAAAACTTATTTGACACCCGTAGTGATGAGCTTAACAATGGTCTTCTGAATGATGTGCCAGGTGTGCGTATGCTTATCCTGAAAACAAAAGAGTGGATTATGGCTGTGAAGCTGGAACGCTCTTATACAAAGCGTGAGATCCTGACCATGTATTTGAATACTGTGGATTTCGGTTCTAACGCTTTTGGTGTAAAAGTAGCAGCTAAAACGTTCTTCAATAAAAAGCCTGAAGAGCTGGAAGTGCAAGAGTCTGCTGTGTTGGTTGGTCTTCTAAAAGCTCCTACCTATTATAGCCCTAAACTGTATCCGGAGAACTCTAAGCGCCGTCGTAATACGGTGCTTGCTCAAATGGTGAAGTATGGCTACATGACGGAGGCGGAGTATAACCAACTAAAGGAGCAGGATATTAAACTTGATTATCGTGTAGAAAGCCATAACATAGGACTTGCCCCCTATTTCCGTACCGAGGCTAGTAAGTTCCTGTTACAGTGGTGCCGCGAAAACGGGTATGACCTGTATGCTGACGGCCTCAGAATCTTCACTACCATTGACTCCCGCATGCAAAAGTATGCCGAGGATGCTGTGGCTGAACATATGAAGGACCGCCAGAAGGCTTTCTTCGAGCACTGGAAGGGCCGCAACCCTTGGGTTGACCGCAGCATGCGTGAGATTGTTGACTTCCCGGAGCAGGCAATCAAACGTACAGATCGCTATCGTCGCCTAAAGGAACGCTTTGGTGATGACACGGACTCTATCAACTACTACCTCAACAAGAAGGTCCCTATGACTATCTTCTCGTGGGATGGAGAAAAAGAGGTGGTGATGAGCCCAATGGACTCGCTCAAGTACTACAAGCATTTCCTGCAGACTGGTTTTATGGCCATGGAGCCTCAGACCGGCCACATCAAGGCTTGGGTTGGTGGCATCAACTATAAGCACTTTAAGTACGACCACGTAAAGCAAGGTGCACGTCAGCCGGGCTCTACCTTCAAGCCTTTCCTTTATACTACTGCTATCGAAAACGGCTATTACCCATGCTACGAAGTTCTGGATACACAGACCTGTATTCCGTTGCCAGATGGTAATATGTGGTGCCCTAACAATGCTGACAATAAGTATAGCGGAGAGAAATATACTTTGCGTAGAGCGCTTGCTGAGTCTGTCAACTCTATCTCTGCATTCCTTGTAAACAAGCTTGGCGCACCGTCTGTAGCGCAGACGGCCCGCCGCATGGGCATCTCCACTCCTCTTGACGAAACTCCTTCGTTGGTGCTCGGTACTAGCGATGTTACCTTGTTCGATATGGTTGGTGCCTATGGCACTTTTGTGAACGGCGGTACTTGGGTACAGCCTAACTTCATCACCCGTATCGAAGATAAGCATGGTAACGTGATCGCTGAGTTTGTTCCTAAAACTGTAGAGGCTCTTAGTGAGGAAACTGCCTACATGATGATACATATGCTGAAGGCAGCTGCTGAGCCAGGTGGTACGGCCTATTATGGCCTGCGCTTCCGCAATGGTTTGAAGAATGAGATTGGCGCTAAAACTGGTACCACGCAGAATTACTCTGATGCCTGGTTTATGGGTGTAACCCCTGATCTTGTTTGCGGCACATGGGTTGGTGGCGAGGATCGTTCCATTCACTTTAGAACCATTGCTTTGGGACAGGGTGGTAAGTTGGCCATGCCTATCTATGGCTCATTCATGCAGAAAGTTTATAAAGATAAGTCTTTGGATGTGTCTAAGGAGCCTTTCCCTAAACCTTCTATGCCTTTATCTGTAGAATTAGATTGTGAAAAGTATAATCAGGGAGTGCAGATTGATTCGGCTCAGCAAGATGAGTTCCTGAACCTGCCGTCCCAGATTGACCTAGATGCTGAGATCTAA
- the uvrC gene encoding excinuclease ABC subunit UvrC, translating into MPANEKLKEKISHLPHKPGIYKFFDDNGIIYVGKAVDIRKRVSSYFNRSAQHNKKTLKLVSQIKDIEFTIVDTEADAFLLENNLIKQYQPKYNILLKDGKTYPYICIVNERFPRVISTRNKKNDGSRYFGPYPSGTTMHVVLDLIRTLYPLRTCTYNLTPENIAAGKFKVCLEYHIGNCKGPCEALVDEAEYNANIAQIKNILSGNLSVAKAYFKEHMAAAAADYQYELAHKFKQKLDMLEDFQAKSTVVSNTLTNIDVFTITSNEQCAFINYLKVMNGSIILTQSLELEKKLDEDDTDILASVIVQLRQEFESTSREVITNIELRLPLDNVTITYPQIGDKKKLLSLSLKNALYLRKEREGRQEKNKEMSEQRELRVLETLKKDLRLTELPRQIECFDNSNFQGDNPVASMVCFKNGKPSKKDYRHYNIKTVVGPNDFESMYEIVTRRYRRLLDENQPLPQLIIIDGGKGQLGMAVKALRDLNIYGKIAVVGIAKRLEEIFYPGDSLPLYIDKKSESLKLIQRLRNEAHRFAITFHRSKRDAGTLKTELTDIKGIGLSTADALLQKFRSVKKLKDLTLDELAAEIGKAKASILYAHLHPAEGENA; encoded by the coding sequence ATGCCAGCCAACGAAAAGCTGAAAGAGAAAATATCGCACCTGCCGCACAAGCCCGGCATCTACAAGTTCTTCGACGATAATGGCATTATCTATGTTGGCAAAGCGGTTGATATCCGGAAGCGAGTAAGCTCCTATTTCAACCGCTCTGCTCAGCATAATAAGAAAACGCTTAAGCTCGTTTCACAGATAAAGGACATTGAGTTTACCATTGTAGATACAGAAGCTGATGCTTTTCTGCTGGAGAACAATCTCATTAAGCAGTACCAGCCCAAGTATAATATCCTGCTCAAGGATGGTAAAACGTACCCTTACATCTGCATTGTAAACGAACGTTTCCCGCGCGTTATAAGTACCCGCAATAAGAAAAACGACGGCTCCCGTTATTTTGGCCCTTATCCTAGCGGCACTACAATGCATGTGGTGCTAGATCTTATTCGTACGCTGTACCCTTTACGCACGTGTACTTATAACCTTACCCCTGAAAATATTGCAGCAGGCAAGTTCAAAGTATGCCTGGAATACCATATTGGCAACTGTAAGGGTCCCTGCGAAGCGTTGGTAGATGAGGCAGAGTATAACGCCAACATCGCGCAAATCAAGAACATTCTTTCTGGTAATTTATCTGTTGCTAAGGCTTATTTTAAGGAGCATATGGCCGCTGCAGCAGCGGATTATCAGTATGAACTTGCTCATAAGTTCAAGCAGAAGCTAGATATGCTGGAGGATTTCCAGGCAAAGTCCACGGTAGTTAGCAATACACTTACCAACATTGATGTATTCACTATCACGAGCAATGAGCAGTGTGCCTTCATTAACTACCTCAAAGTAATGAATGGCTCTATTATCCTCACACAATCTCTTGAACTAGAGAAAAAGCTTGATGAGGATGATACTGATATTCTTGCTTCAGTAATAGTACAGTTACGCCAGGAATTTGAGAGTACCTCCCGTGAAGTAATCACAAATATTGAGTTGAGGCTGCCGTTGGATAACGTTACTATTACCTATCCGCAGATTGGTGATAAGAAGAAGCTGTTGAGTTTATCCCTTAAGAATGCACTATATCTGCGCAAGGAACGTGAAGGACGCCAGGAGAAGAATAAAGAGATGAGTGAGCAGCGTGAGTTGCGTGTGCTGGAAACGCTTAAAAAGGACCTTCGCCTTACGGAGTTGCCTCGCCAGATAGAGTGTTTCGATAACTCAAACTTTCAGGGTGATAACCCAGTGGCATCCATGGTTTGCTTTAAGAATGGTAAGCCTAGCAAAAAAGACTATCGCCACTACAACATTAAGACTGTTGTTGGTCCTAACGATTTTGAATCGATGTATGAGATTGTTACGCGCCGCTACCGCAGACTCCTTGATGAGAATCAGCCTCTGCCGCAGCTTATCATCATCGATGGTGGTAAGGGACAATTAGGAATGGCTGTTAAGGCTCTTCGTGACCTCAACATCTATGGTAAAATTGCTGTTGTCGGTATTGCAAAGCGCCTGGAGGAAATTTTTTATCCTGGGGATTCGCTTCCGCTTTACATCGACAAAAAGTCAGAATCGTTAAAGCTTATCCAGCGCTTGCGGAACGAAGCTCACCGCTTTGCTATTACCTTCCATAGAAGTAAACGTGATGCCGGAACGCTGAAAACAGAGCTCACTGATATAAAAGGTATCGGCCTTTCTACTGCTGATGCCTTGCTGCAAAAGTTCAGGTCTGTTAAAAAGCTAAAAGATCTAACTCTCGATGAGCTAGCTGCAGAAATCGGTAAGGCAAAAGCCTCTATACTTTATGCTCATCTACATCCTGCCGAGGGAGAGAATGCCTGA
- the gldN gene encoding gliding motility protein GldN, producing the protein MKLVKAIGVAAGLMLSVGAMAQQVSNTTASNPSARPIPESDVLFKKTVWRKIDLREKQNKPLFSENREITKVIIEAVKSGELTAYRSDSVSTPITREEFLQNMTPKQADGGLSEEELAAGFGEVQEEDDAWGSALGGNAGTTEAAPVSNEFFPKQLYLLELKENVVFDKKRSRMYHDIQTISIKVPATLNPLGFEQNVASFKMSDLVRLFRNNPETAIWYNAQNDAQHKNLADAFDLWLFSSYITKISNPGDQSLASIYGGGKKGLLAAQDALEALIEYEYSLWSY; encoded by the coding sequence ATGAAATTAGTTAAAGCAATAGGTGTAGCGGCCGGTCTAATGTTATCTGTAGGTGCTATGGCACAGCAGGTATCGAATACTACGGCTAGTAATCCTTCGGCAAGGCCTATTCCAGAGTCTGATGTCCTGTTTAAGAAAACAGTATGGCGTAAGATCGACCTTCGTGAGAAGCAGAACAAGCCATTGTTTTCAGAAAACAGAGAGATAACTAAGGTTATAATCGAAGCTGTAAAAAGCGGAGAATTGACTGCCTATAGAAGTGACTCTGTTAGTACACCTATCACGCGTGAGGAGTTTTTGCAAAACATGACTCCGAAACAAGCAGATGGTGGCCTGAGTGAAGAGGAACTTGCGGCTGGTTTTGGCGAAGTTCAAGAAGAGGATGATGCTTGGGGTTCAGCCTTGGGCGGAAATGCTGGAACTACTGAGGCTGCTCCTGTAAGCAATGAGTTTTTTCCAAAGCAGCTGTACCTACTAGAATTGAAGGAGAATGTGGTATTTGATAAAAAGCGTTCGCGCATGTACCACGATATCCAGACAATAAGTATCAAGGTCCCAGCGACGCTTAACCCACTAGGGTTTGAGCAAAACGTAGCTAGCTTCAAAATGAGCGACCTTGTACGTTTGTTCCGCAACAATCCGGAAACAGCGATCTGGTATAACGCACAAAATGATGCTCAGCACAAGAATTTGGCTGATGCTTTCGACCTGTGGTTGTTCAGCTCATACATCACTAAAATTTCGAACCCAGGCGACCAAAGCTTGGCTTCTATCTATGGTGGTGGTAAAAAAGGACTGTTAGCCGCTCAGGATGCTTTGGAAGCTCTAATAGAATATGAGTATAGCCTGTGGAGCTACTAA
- the gldM gene encoding gliding motility protein GldM — MAGGKETPRQKMIGMMYLVLTALLALNVSSAILLKFQFLDESLQSVNRKTVSDNAGVVSNIQAAIAENKNPSANDQRVLKNAQEVRQRTSEMVTYIQGLRNMLIEKSGGKTAEGGYAQPEGNDIVAMNMIGAASKNNGAAYELKDKLNEFAKFLNQHNESVPDKLALDGSEDPVAKNDPAQRRKDFAQLNFEETPMVAALAVLSQKEAEVLKYEADVLQKLAQQVGADIIKFEKIFAMARAESKTVAAGTKYTADMFIAASSDNITPKMTFQGKPVKVENGLGKVEFVASASNYDADGNSKQTWKGQVTINQNGRDTTFTVTEEYIVAKPVIQVQSASVQALYFQCANELNIQVPALGAVYDPSFSASGGTAVKGAKKGEVTIIPNATEVTINVSSGGNSIGSEKFKVRPIPKPELVALVNGRPIDVKRGVPAQSFRAVEIQAVADEGFKQLLPNEARYRVTKWRAYLVRNNQPVEQGEFNGPTANLTSFAAKANKGDRVVIEILDVKRLNYKGQAVDVNVGTPNFNVPLN, encoded by the coding sequence ATGGCTGGAGGAAAAGAGACACCTAGGCAGAAGATGATCGGTATGATGTACCTCGTACTGACCGCACTTCTAGCCCTTAACGTGAGCTCGGCTATCCTGTTAAAGTTTCAGTTCTTGGATGAATCCTTACAGAGCGTGAACAGAAAAACAGTGAGTGATAATGCCGGGGTCGTATCTAATATACAGGCTGCCATTGCAGAAAACAAGAATCCTTCTGCTAATGACCAGCGTGTGCTGAAAAACGCACAGGAGGTACGTCAAAGAACATCTGAAATGGTCACCTATATTCAAGGTCTGCGCAACATGCTGATCGAGAAATCAGGTGGTAAAACTGCAGAAGGTGGCTATGCACAGCCGGAAGGCAATGACATAGTAGCCATGAACATGATCGGTGCAGCAAGTAAAAACAATGGCGCTGCGTATGAGCTGAAGGATAAGCTAAATGAGTTTGCTAAATTCCTGAACCAGCACAACGAAAGCGTACCAGATAAGCTAGCACTAGATGGTTCTGAAGATCCGGTTGCGAAAAATGATCCTGCACAGCGTCGTAAAGACTTTGCACAGCTTAACTTCGAAGAGACTCCAATGGTAGCTGCTCTAGCAGTACTATCTCAGAAAGAGGCAGAAGTGCTGAAGTATGAGGCGGACGTGTTGCAGAAGCTTGCTCAGCAGGTAGGTGCAGACATCATCAAGTTCGAGAAGATCTTCGCAATGGCTCGTGCTGAGTCTAAGACAGTAGCAGCAGGTACTAAATATACTGCTGATATGTTCATCGCAGCTTCTTCTGACAACATCACACCTAAAATGACTTTCCAGGGTAAGCCTGTGAAAGTAGAGAATGGCCTTGGTAAAGTAGAGTTCGTGGCTTCTGCCTCAAACTACGATGCTGATGGAAACTCAAAGCAAACATGGAAAGGTCAGGTAACAATTAACCAGAATGGACGCGATACTACATTCACAGTAACTGAAGAGTATATTGTAGCGAAGCCAGTAATTCAGGTTCAGTCTGCTTCAGTACAGGCACTGTACTTCCAGTGTGCTAACGAGCTGAACATTCAGGTGCCTGCATTGGGTGCTGTTTATGACCCAAGCTTTAGCGCTTCAGGTGGTACAGCAGTAAAAGGAGCTAAAAAGGGTGAAGTAACAATTATCCCTAATGCTACTGAAGTAACCATCAATGTAAGCAGCGGCGGTAACTCTATTGGTTCTGAAAAGTTCAAGGTACGCCCTATACCAAAGCCAGAACTTGTGGCACTGGTAAATGGTCGACCAATAGACGTGAAGCGTGGAGTTCCTGCACAATCTTTCAGAGCAGTAGAAATACAGGCTGTAGCAGACGAAGGCTTCAAGCAATTATTACCTAACGAAGCACGTTATAGAGTAACGAAGTGGAGAGCGTACCTGGTGCGCAACAACCAACCGGTAGAGCAAGGAGAATTTAACGGCCCTACAGCTAACTTAACTAGCTTTGCCGCTAAAGCAAACAAAGGTGACCGTGTTGTAATCGAAATTCTTGACGTGAAACGCCTGAACTACAAAGGGCAGGCAGTGGACGTGAACGTAGGCACGCCAAACTTCAACGTTCCTTTAAATTAA
- the gldL gene encoding gliding motility protein GldL yields the protein MSKAKGRSFLFDVLMPKVYGIGAAVVIVGALFKIQHWPGADLMLILGLSTEAIIFFLSAFQPQHAEPDWARVYPQLADDYAGEGIVPATAAVSAGPSVTGKLDEMMRNADITPETINQLGLGLNRLSETAASMADMSNAAAATEEYTVRVRAAAGQLDKINNAYATTADAIAQMAVSASDAKEYHNQIQGMTRNLGALNAVYEMELQDANNHLKAMNKFYGNLSMAMENLTDASKDTEQFKQEVSRLTQNLHSLNTVYGNMLTAMKG from the coding sequence ATGAGCAAAGCTAAAGGTCGCAGTTTCTTGTTCGACGTGTTGATGCCTAAAGTATATGGTATCGGTGCTGCCGTCGTAATTGTGGGTGCGTTGTTCAAGATACAGCACTGGCCAGGCGCCGATTTAATGCTGATCCTTGGTCTGAGCACAGAAGCAATTATCTTCTTCCTTAGTGCATTCCAGCCGCAGCATGCGGAGCCGGATTGGGCTAGAGTTTATCCACAACTTGCTGATGATTATGCTGGTGAGGGTATTGTTCCTGCAACAGCTGCAGTATCGGCGGGACCGTCTGTAACAGGCAAACTAGACGAAATGATGCGTAATGCTGACATTACGCCAGAAACTATCAACCAGCTTGGTCTTGGCCTAAACCGCCTGAGCGAGACAGCAGCTTCTATGGCGGACATGAGTAACGCTGCTGCTGCTACTGAAGAGTACACTGTACGTGTAAGAGCTGCAGCCGGCCAATTGGATAAGATCAACAATGCATACGCTACAACAGCAGATGCCATCGCACAAATGGCTGTTTCTGCTTCTGATGCAAAAGAGTACCATAACCAGATCCAAGGTATGACCCGCAACCTGGGTGCTCTGAACGCAGTGTATGAGATGGAGCTTCAGGACGCTAATAACCACCTGAAAGCCATGAATAAATTCTATGGCAACTTAAGCATGGCCATGGAAAACCTAACTGATGCCAGCAAAGATACAGAACAGTTTAAACAGGAAGTTTCTCGCCTGACACAAAACCTGCACTCTCTGAACACAGTGTATGGTAACATGTTGACGGCCATGAAAGGTTAA